One stretch of Pseudomonas fragi DNA includes these proteins:
- a CDS encoding ABC transporter ATP-binding protein, protein MSSALSIRQLTKTYGNGFQALSGIDLDVAEGDFFALLGPNGAGKSTTIGILSTLVNKTSGTVNIFGHDLDTNPAALKRSIGVVPQEFNFNQFEKTFDIVVTQAGYYGIPAKIAKERAEKYLTQLGLWDKRDTPSRSLSGGMKRRLMIARALVHEPRLLILDEPTAGVDIELRRSMWTFLTGLNEQGTTIILTTHYLEEAEQLCRNIGIIDHGTIVENTSMRQLLGQLHVETFLLDLKHPLQTAPQLIGYPSQLLDATTLEVQVDKVVGITGLFTQLAAQNIEVVSLRNKTNRLEELFVSLVEKNLAKVAV, encoded by the coding sequence ATGAGTTCCGCTCTGTCCATACGGCAGCTAACCAAAACCTACGGCAACGGTTTCCAGGCCCTGAGTGGTATCGATCTGGATGTGGCCGAAGGTGACTTTTTTGCCTTGCTGGGCCCTAACGGCGCCGGCAAATCCACCACCATCGGTATTCTCTCGACCCTGGTCAACAAGACCAGCGGCACGGTGAATATCTTTGGCCATGACCTTGATACCAACCCGGCAGCCCTCAAGCGCTCGATTGGCGTGGTACCGCAGGAATTCAACTTTAACCAGTTTGAAAAGACCTTCGATATCGTCGTCACCCAGGCGGGGTACTACGGCATCCCGGCGAAAATTGCCAAGGAACGTGCCGAAAAGTACCTGACGCAGTTGGGGCTTTGGGACAAGCGCGATACGCCTTCGCGTTCGTTGTCAGGGGGCATGAAGCGTCGCCTGATGATTGCCCGTGCCCTGGTGCACGAGCCGCGCCTGCTGATTCTCGACGAGCCGACTGCCGGTGTCGACATTGAGCTGCGCCGCTCGATGTGGACCTTCCTCACCGGGCTGAACGAGCAGGGCACCACCATCATCCTCACCACCCACTATCTGGAAGAGGCCGAGCAGCTGTGCCGCAATATCGGCATCATCGATCACGGCACCATTGTGGAAAACACCAGCATGCGCCAGTTGCTTGGCCAGCTGCATGTCGAGACCTTCCTGCTCGACTTGAAGCACCCGTTGCAGACTGCCCCGCAGTTGATCGGTTACCCGAGTCAGTTGCTCGATGCCACAACCCTGGAAGTGCAAGTGGACAAGGTGGTGGGCATTACCGGCCTGTTCACTCAACTGGCCGCGCAAAACATCGAAGTGGTGAGCCTGCGCAACAAAACCAATCGCCTTGAGGAGTTGTTCGTGTCGTTGGTCGAGAAAAATCTGGCAAAGGTGGCGGTATGA
- a CDS encoding ABC transporter permease produces MSSELRPNLVALNTIIYREVRRFMRIWPQTLLPPAITMVLYFVIFGNLIGRQIGDMGGFTYMEYIVPGLIMMSVITNSYGNVVSSFFGAKFQRSIEELMVSPVSPHTILIGFTVGGILRGLIVGLIVTLLSLFFTHLQVHHLGLTIVVVVLTATIFSLLGFINAVFARNFDDISIIPTFVLTPLTYLGGVFYSITLLPPFWQSVSLANPVLHMVNAFRYGILGVSDIKISVALTFMVVATIVLYFGCARLLVSGRGMRQ; encoded by the coding sequence ATGAGCTCGGAGCTGCGTCCCAACCTGGTTGCGTTGAATACCATTATTTACCGTGAAGTTCGCCGCTTTATGCGGATCTGGCCGCAAACGCTGCTGCCGCCTGCGATCACCATGGTCTTGTACTTTGTGATCTTCGGTAACCTGATCGGTCGGCAAATCGGCGATATGGGTGGTTTCACCTATATGGAGTACATCGTGCCGGGCTTGATCATGATGTCGGTGATCACCAACTCCTACGGCAACGTGGTATCGAGCTTCTTTGGTGCCAAGTTTCAGCGTTCGATCGAAGAGCTGATGGTGTCCCCGGTCTCGCCGCATACCATCCTGATCGGTTTTACCGTGGGCGGGATTTTGCGTGGCTTGATCGTGGGCCTGATCGTGACCCTGCTGTCGCTGTTCTTTACCCACTTGCAGGTGCATCACCTGGGCCTGACCATTGTGGTGGTGGTACTGACCGCGACGATCTTCTCGCTGCTGGGGTTTATCAACGCCGTATTTGCGCGCAACTTCGATGATATTTCGATTATCCCGACCTTTGTGCTGACGCCGCTGACCTACCTGGGCGGGGTGTTCTACTCGATCACGCTGTTGCCGCCGTTCTGGCAGAGCGTGTCGCTGGCCAACCCGGTGCTGCATATGGTCAACGCCTTTCGCTACGGCATCCTCGGGGTTTCGGACATCAAGATCAGCGTAGCGCTGACCTTTATGGTGGTGGCGACCATCGTCCTGTACTTTGGCTGCGCCAGGCTGCTGGTCAGCGGGCGCGGGATGCGCCAGTAG
- a CDS encoding DUF2062 domain-containing protein: MPRRLIKRFMPDPALIREHKSLRFLGTLLHDPNLWHLNRHSVARAMAVGIFAAFIPMPFQMLLAAFLAINVRSNMPISVGLVWLTNPITMPPVFYCTYQLGAWLMNVPARTLPDELTWEWISGQLSTVWQPFLLGSVVCGVVLGALAYCLTMLYWRWWVSHKWKARKNRHP, from the coding sequence ATGCCAAGGCGTTTGATCAAACGTTTCATGCCAGATCCGGCCCTTATCAGGGAACACAAGTCCTTACGATTTTTGGGCACCTTGCTCCACGACCCGAACCTCTGGCACCTCAATCGTCACTCGGTGGCGCGGGCGATGGCTGTAGGCATTTTCGCGGCCTTTATCCCCATGCCCTTTCAAATGCTGCTGGCGGCCTTTCTGGCGATAAACGTGCGCAGCAATATGCCGATATCCGTGGGCCTGGTATGGCTGACCAACCCCATCACCATGCCGCCGGTGTTTTATTGCACCTACCAGCTCGGCGCCTGGCTGATGAACGTACCGGCACGCACCCTGCCCGACGAGCTGACCTGGGAATGGATCAGCGGCCAGCTGTCTACGGTCTGGCAGCCATTCCTGTTGGGCTCGGTGGTTTGCGGCGTGGTGCTTGGCGCATTGGCCTATTGCCTGACCATGCTCTACTGGCGCTGGTGGGTCAGCCATAAATGGAAGGCCCGGAAAAACCGGCACCCATGA